The following are from one region of the Natrinema sp. HArc-T2 genome:
- a CDS encoding HAD family hydrolase: MQYDAVLFDFDGVVVENPSSQRLYDALGRTYEKFGRSGPASETFQELMCGDFESIATRCRSLGIKADSFCAQAAREMVRTQREEVERGLRSAYDDVAAMRSLEIPLGIVSDNHPTVVSTLLNRFGLRSLFETVYGCPLTPDGLARRKPDPTNIEAAIADLESETALYVGDRAVDIRAADNAGIDSALISRTEADEPDRDVTPTYRLSSLSQLPAALR, encoded by the coding sequence ATGCAATACGACGCGGTCCTGTTCGATTTCGACGGGGTCGTGGTCGAGAACCCCTCGTCCCAGCGACTCTACGACGCACTCGGCCGAACCTACGAAAAATTCGGTCGCTCTGGGCCGGCCTCCGAGACGTTTCAGGAACTCATGTGCGGCGACTTCGAGTCGATCGCCACACGATGTCGCAGCCTCGGAATCAAAGCGGACTCGTTCTGTGCACAGGCTGCCCGAGAGATGGTCCGGACCCAGCGCGAAGAGGTCGAACGCGGACTCCGCTCGGCCTACGACGACGTCGCTGCGATGCGGTCGCTCGAGATACCGCTCGGAATCGTCAGCGACAACCATCCGACCGTCGTCTCAACGCTGCTCAATCGGTTCGGGCTCCGATCGCTGTTCGAAACCGTCTATGGCTGTCCGCTGACCCCCGACGGACTGGCTCGGCGCAAACCCGATCCGACGAACATCGAAGCCGCGATCGCTGACCTCGAGTCCGAGACCGCACTGTACGTCGGCGATCGGGCGGTCGACATTCGAGCAGCCGACAACGCCGGCATCGATTCGGCGCTTATCTCACGGACCGAAGCCGACGAACCCGACCGAGACGTGACCCCGACCTACCGGCTCTCGTCGCTGTCGCAGCTTCCGGCTGCGCTCCGATAG
- a CDS encoding GNAT family N-acetyltransferase, with translation MYVRDAKNREEVWLLDHIEAMGLDETAFRSRDYVVAIDEESGEKAGFGRIRVHKPDDSDDVCELTSIGVLESWRGQGVGAHVIERLVEYAGDEGFDTVYALTGEGAYLAQFGFQRVSESALPTVLQERLEAKREGTDPDAVPLSIDVDEFRMLERHREAFKRAPDGREDVSDEELPEDFGIDPDSATYKYDTSR, from the coding sequence ATGTACGTTCGGGACGCGAAAAACAGAGAGGAGGTCTGGTTGCTCGATCATATCGAGGCGATGGGACTCGACGAGACGGCGTTTCGCTCTCGCGACTACGTCGTTGCTATCGACGAGGAATCCGGCGAAAAGGCCGGCTTCGGTCGCATCCGCGTCCACAAGCCCGACGACTCGGACGACGTCTGTGAGTTGACCAGCATCGGCGTCCTCGAAAGCTGGCGCGGGCAGGGCGTCGGGGCTCACGTCATCGAACGGCTCGTGGAGTACGCCGGTGACGAGGGGTTCGACACCGTCTACGCCCTGACCGGCGAAGGTGCCTATCTCGCCCAGTTCGGCTTCCAGCGGGTTTCGGAGTCAGCCCTGCCGACTGTGTTACAGGAGCGACTCGAGGCCAAACGCGAGGGCACCGATCCGGACGCGGTACCGCTGTCGATCGACGTCGACGAGTTCCGGATGCTCGAGCGGCACCGCGAGGCGTTCAAGCGCGCGCCGGACGGGCGCGAGGACGTTAGCGACGAGGAGTTACCGGAGGACTTCGGGATCGATCCCGACTCGGCGACGTACAAGTACGATACGAGCCGGTAA
- a CDS encoding methylmalonyl-CoA mutase: MFDPDELEEIRASKEEWHEEEVEPVLDRFGERKETFTTDTGGQEVDRLYTPADVDDLDYEEDLGNPGEPPYTRGVYSTGYRGRLWTMRQYAGFSTPEDTNERYHYLLDEGQTGLSMAFDLPTQMGYDSDADMAAGEVGKAGVAIDSLEDMETVFDGIPLDEVSTSMTINAPASVLLAMYIAVGDQQGVDREELRGTIQNDILKEYIARNTYIYPPESSMRIITDIFEFCAEETPKFNTISISGYHIREAGSTAAQELAFTLGNGIEYVETAIEAGLDVDDFAPQLSFFFNGHNNIFEEVAKFRAARRMWHDIIDERFDPDDPKSKQLKFHTQTAGSMLTAQQIENNVVRVAYQALAAVLGGTQSLHTNGKDEALALPTEESVRTALRTQQILGHESGAADTIDPLAGSYYVESLTDEVEEEAYEILDEVEERGGMLDAVEQQWVQRQIQDTAFDRQREIEEKDRIIVGVNEFEIEDEEPEMDVEEVTEEDQQRQIDSLEGTRADRDDEEVDAALEALRDAAQSEQNLMPYIIDAVKTYATVGEICNVLRDEFGEYQPGSAV; encoded by the coding sequence ATGTTCGATCCCGACGAACTCGAGGAGATCCGTGCCAGCAAGGAGGAGTGGCACGAAGAGGAAGTAGAACCCGTCCTCGACCGTTTCGGCGAACGCAAAGAAACGTTTACGACCGATACCGGTGGGCAGGAGGTCGACCGGCTTTACACCCCTGCGGACGTCGATGACCTCGACTACGAGGAGGACCTCGGCAATCCCGGCGAGCCGCCGTACACGCGCGGTGTCTACTCGACGGGCTACCGCGGTCGGCTCTGGACGATGCGCCAGTACGCCGGCTTCTCGACGCCCGAAGACACCAACGAGCGCTATCACTATCTGCTCGATGAAGGCCAGACCGGGCTTTCGATGGCCTTCGACCTGCCGACCCAGATGGGCTACGACTCCGACGCCGACATGGCCGCCGGCGAAGTCGGCAAGGCCGGCGTCGCGATCGACTCGCTCGAGGACATGGAGACCGTCTTCGACGGCATTCCGCTCGACGAGGTCTCGACCTCGATGACCATAAACGCGCCGGCGTCGGTCCTGCTGGCGATGTACATCGCCGTCGGTGACCAGCAGGGTGTCGACCGCGAGGAACTCCGAGGGACGATCCAGAACGACATTCTGAAAGAATACATCGCACGCAACACCTACATCTACCCGCCGGAATCGTCGATGCGGATCATCACGGACATCTTCGAGTTCTGTGCCGAGGAGACGCCGAAGTTCAACACGATCTCGATCTCGGGCTATCATATCCGCGAGGCCGGCTCGACGGCCGCCCAGGAACTCGCCTTCACGCTCGGGAACGGCATCGAGTACGTCGAGACGGCGATCGAGGCCGGCCTTGACGTCGACGACTTCGCACCCCAGCTTTCCTTTTTCTTCAACGGCCACAACAACATCTTCGAGGAGGTCGCGAAGTTCCGCGCGGCCCGTCGGATGTGGCACGACATCATCGACGAGCGCTTCGACCCGGACGATCCCAAGTCCAAACAGCTCAAGTTCCACACCCAGACCGCCGGCTCGATGCTGACCGCCCAGCAGATCGAGAACAACGTCGTCCGCGTCGCCTATCAGGCGCTCGCGGCCGTCCTCGGCGGTACCCAGAGTCTCCACACCAACGGCAAGGACGAGGCACTCGCGCTGCCGACCGAAGAGTCCGTCCGCACGGCGCTGCGCACTCAGCAGATCCTCGGTCACGAGTCCGGCGCGGCCGACACCATCGACCCGCTTGCCGGCAGCTACTACGTCGAGTCCCTGACCGACGAGGTCGAGGAAGAGGCCTACGAGATTCTGGACGAGGTCGAAGAGCGCGGCGGTATGCTCGACGCCGTCGAGCAACAGTGGGTCCAGCGCCAGATCCAGGATACCGCCTTCGACCGCCAGCGCGAGATCGAGGAGAAAGACCGGATCATCGTCGGCGTCAACGAGTTCGAAATCGAAGACGAGGAGCCCGAGATGGACGTCGAAGAGGTCACCGAAGAAGACCAGCAACGCCAGATCGACAGTCTCGAGGGGACGCGCGCAGATCGCGACGACGAGGAAGTCGATGCGGCACTCGAGGCCCTGCGGGACGCCGCCCAGAGCGAACAGAACCTGATGCCCTACATCATCGACGCGGTCAAGACCTACGCGACGGTCGGCGAGATCTGTAACGTCCTGCGCGACGAGTTCGGCGAGTATCAGCCCGGCAGCGCGGTCTAA
- the mce gene encoding methylmalonyl-CoA epimerase gives MHFDHAGIATDDAQALAELYGDLFGLEVVHEEEFDGMRVVFLDCGNGYFELLEPLEDDGTIARYLEDGGAGIHHLALATDDIEAALETARDHDVTLIDEEPRPGAWGHSVAFLHPKDTGGILVEFVEH, from the coding sequence ATGCACTTCGACCACGCCGGTATCGCGACCGACGACGCACAGGCACTCGCTGAACTGTACGGCGATCTCTTCGGGCTCGAGGTCGTCCACGAAGAGGAGTTCGACGGCATGCGCGTCGTCTTTCTCGACTGTGGCAACGGCTACTTCGAGTTGCTCGAGCCACTCGAGGACGACGGCACGATCGCGCGCTATCTCGAGGACGGCGGTGCAGGGATCCACCACCTCGCGCTTGCAACCGACGACATCGAGGCCGCCCTCGAGACTGCACGCGACCACGACGTGACGCTCATCGACGAGGAGCCACGCCCGGGCGCATGGGGCCACTCGGTTGCGTTCCTCCATCCGAAAGACACCGGCGGGATTCTGGTGGAGTTCGTCGAGCACTGA
- a CDS encoding ferredoxin--NADP reductase — MEGTPVTVASVSEVGPGTVALELETPADFDAQPGQFVLLRAEPDDEVISRHYTLSSSSVGETFELTVGIDPDGDLSPWLADLEGGETVAIDGPFGRSTYDGEVDVVAVAGGPGIGAAVAIAEAAHEAGHDAVVIYQDDAPAHEARLEALEDAGATVAVLDEDADEDLADAVATHREDGQLYAFGFDDFVTFVADAVDDAGGDPDEALIENFG, encoded by the coding sequence ATGGAGGGGACGCCAGTCACCGTCGCATCGGTCAGCGAAGTCGGTCCCGGAACCGTCGCACTCGAGCTCGAAACACCCGCAGACTTCGACGCCCAGCCGGGACAGTTCGTCTTGCTCCGGGCCGAGCCCGACGACGAGGTAATTTCCCGTCACTACACGCTCTCGTCGTCGTCCGTCGGGGAGACGTTCGAACTCACTGTTGGCATCGATCCCGACGGCGATCTCTCGCCGTGGCTTGCCGACCTCGAGGGTGGCGAAACCGTTGCTATCGACGGGCCGTTCGGTCGGAGCACCTACGACGGAGAGGTCGACGTAGTCGCCGTCGCCGGAGGACCGGGCATCGGCGCGGCGGTCGCGATCGCCGAAGCGGCTCACGAGGCGGGCCACGACGCCGTCGTGATCTATCAGGACGACGCCCCCGCCCACGAAGCCCGGCTCGAGGCACTCGAAGATGCGGGCGCGACGGTCGCCGTCCTCGACGAGGACGCAGACGAGGACCTGGCAGACGCTGTCGCAACCCACCGCGAGGACGGCCAACTGTACGCATTCGGCTTCGATGACTTCGTGACGTTTGTCGCCGATGCGGTCGACGACGCTGGTGGCGACCCCGACGAGGCACTGATCGAGAACTTCGGCTGA
- a CDS encoding 2-oxoacid:acceptor oxidoreductase subunit alpha, which yields MAEDLNWAVGGEAGDGIDSTGKIFAQALARAGRHVFTSKDFASRIRGGYTAYKIRTSVDQVQSVVDRLDILVALTQRTIDENLDELHEGSAIIYDGERSWEAEIPEEMTAVDVPLKSLAEEAGGAIMRNIVALGAACEITGFDVEYLDEALEKRFGGKGSKIVENNKEAARAGQEYVQENYDLSHLGYDLETTDNDYVLLNGNEAVGMGALAAGCRFYAGYPITPATSIMEYLTGRIEEYGGHVVQAEDELSAINMALGGARAGARSMTATSGAGIDLMTETFGLVATSETPLVIADVQRSGPSTGMPTKQEQGDLNMALYGGHGEVPRFVVAPTSIDECFWKTVEAFNLAEKYQTPVFLVSDLAMSVTEQTFPPEAFDMSEVEIDRGKLVDEDEVDEWLDAQGHFRAHAVTDDGVSPRAIPGMTDGAHMSTGLEHDELGRRTEDEDERVHQVDKRNRKVETAREREDWDYREFGDEDADNLVISWGSNEGALAEALEYLEDDGIDVRVISVPYIFPRPDLTEEIEAADETIVVECNANGQFADLIEHDVLTRVKRINKYTGVRFKADELADDITAKLSEEVPAQ from the coding sequence ATGGCTGAGGATCTCAACTGGGCGGTCGGTGGCGAAGCCGGAGACGGTATCGACTCCACCGGGAAAATCTTCGCTCAGGCACTTGCCCGAGCTGGACGGCACGTATTCACGTCGAAAGACTTCGCATCGCGAATTCGGGGCGGCTACACCGCCTACAAGATTCGCACGTCGGTCGACCAGGTGCAGAGCGTCGTCGACCGTCTCGACATCCTCGTCGCGCTGACACAGCGCACCATCGACGAGAATCTCGATGAACTCCACGAAGGCAGCGCCATCATCTACGACGGCGAGCGCTCGTGGGAGGCCGAGATTCCCGAGGAGATGACGGCAGTCGACGTCCCGCTGAAGTCGCTGGCCGAGGAAGCCGGCGGCGCGATCATGCGCAACATCGTCGCGCTCGGTGCTGCGTGTGAGATTACCGGCTTCGACGTCGAGTACTTAGACGAAGCACTCGAGAAGCGCTTCGGCGGCAAGGGCTCGAAGATCGTCGAGAACAACAAGGAAGCCGCTCGGGCGGGCCAGGAGTACGTCCAGGAGAACTACGACCTCTCTCACCTCGGCTACGACCTCGAGACGACGGACAACGACTACGTCCTGCTGAACGGGAACGAGGCAGTCGGCATGGGCGCACTCGCCGCCGGCTGCCGGTTCTACGCCGGCTATCCGATCACGCCCGCAACCTCCATCATGGAGTATCTGACGGGTCGGATCGAGGAATACGGCGGCCACGTCGTGCAGGCCGAAGACGAACTCTCAGCGATCAACATGGCACTCGGTGGCGCACGCGCCGGTGCCCGATCGATGACCGCGACGTCCGGTGCGGGGATCGACCTCATGACCGAGACGTTCGGACTGGTCGCGACCAGCGAGACGCCGCTCGTTATCGCCGACGTTCAGCGCTCGGGCCCCTCGACGGGGATGCCGACGAAACAGGAACAGGGCGACCTCAACATGGCCCTGTACGGTGGCCACGGCGAAGTCCCGCGCTTCGTCGTCGCCCCGACGTCGATCGACGAGTGTTTCTGGAAGACCGTCGAGGCGTTCAACCTCGCCGAAAAGTACCAGACGCCCGTGTTCCTGGTCTCCGACTTGGCGATGTCCGTCACCGAACAGACGTTCCCGCCGGAAGCCTTCGACATGAGCGAGGTCGAGATCGACCGCGGCAAACTCGTCGACGAGGACGAGGTCGACGAGTGGCTCGACGCACAGGGCCACTTCCGCGCCCACGCCGTCACCGACGACGGCGTCAGCCCGCGTGCCATCCCCGGCATGACCGACGGTGCCCACATGAGCACGGGTCTCGAGCACGACGAACTCGGTCGCCGGACCGAAGACGAGGACGAGCGCGTCCACCAGGTCGACAAGCGCAACCGCAAAGTCGAGACGGCCCGCGAGCGAGAGGACTGGGACTACCGCGAGTTCGGCGACGAAGACGCCGACAACCTCGTCATCTCCTGGGGCTCCAACGAGGGCGCACTCGCCGAAGCACTCGAGTATCTCGAGGACGACGGCATCGACGTCCGCGTCATCTCGGTGCCCTACATCTTCCCGCGGCCGGACCTCACAGAGGAGATCGAGGCCGCCGACGAGACGATCGTCGTCGAGTGTAACGCCAACGGGCAGTTCGCCGACCTGATCGAACACGACGTGCTTACCCGCGTGAAACGCATCAACAAGTACACCGGCGTCCGCTTCAAGGCGGACGAACTCGCAGACGACATCACCGCGAAACTCTCCGAAGAGGTGCCAGCACAATGA
- a CDS encoding 2-oxoacid:ferredoxin oxidoreductase subunit beta: protein MSSDVRFTDFKSDKQPTWCPGCGDFGTMNGMMKALANTGNDPDNTFVVAGIGCSGKIGTYMHSYALHGVHGRALPVGTGVKMARPDVEVMVAGGDGDGYSIGAGHFVHAVRRNVDMTYCVMDNRIYGLTKGQASPTSRSDFETSTTPEGTKQSPVNPLALALASGASFIAQSFSSDAMRHAEIVQKAIEHDGFGFVNVFSPCVTFNDVDTYDYFRDNLVDLQDEGHDPTDYEAAKEVILDSDKEYQGVMYQDENSVPYHEKHGVTENMSEIPDGAPDDAMDLVREFY from the coding sequence ATGAGCTCCGACGTACGATTCACCGACTTCAAATCCGACAAGCAGCCGACCTGGTGTCCCGGATGCGGCGACTTCGGGACGATGAACGGCATGATGAAAGCCCTCGCGAACACCGGCAACGACCCCGACAACACCTTCGTGGTGGCCGGGATCGGCTGTTCCGGCAAGATCGGGACCTACATGCACAGCTACGCCCTCCACGGGGTTCACGGCCGTGCGCTCCCAGTCGGCACCGGCGTCAAGATGGCCCGTCCCGACGTCGAAGTGATGGTCGCCGGCGGTGACGGTGACGGTTACTCGATCGGTGCCGGTCACTTCGTCCACGCCGTTCGCCGGAACGTCGACATGACCTACTGTGTCATGGACAACCGCATCTACGGGCTGACAAAGGGTCAGGCCTCGCCGACCTCGCGATCCGACTTCGAGACCTCGACGACCCCCGAAGGCACCAAACAATCGCCGGTCAACCCGCTTGCACTGGCGCTTGCCTCCGGTGCATCCTTCATCGCGCAGTCCTTTAGCTCCGATGCGATGCGCCACGCCGAGATCGTCCAGAAGGCCATCGAACACGACGGCTTCGGCTTCGTCAACGTCTTCAGCCCATGTGTCACGTTCAACGACGTCGACACCTACGACTACTTCCGCGACAACCTCGTTGACCTGCAGGACGAAGGCCACGACCCGACCGACTACGAGGCCGCCAAGGAAGTCATCCTCGACAGCGACAAAGAGTACCAGGGCGTCATGTACCAGGACGAAAACTCCGTCCCGTACCACGAGAAACACGGCGTCACTGAGAACATGTCCGAGATCCCCGACGGCGCACCCGACGACGCGATGGACCTCGTTCGCGAGTTCTACTGA
- a CDS encoding helix-turn-helix domain-containing protein produces the protein MSGRGPKRELAEKIAGEITLSDDPGATLRKWRTDFDISQTDLAAELDVSSSVISDYESGRRESPGIGVVGRLVSGLLAIDERRGGERIRQYGRVLSAGFESDVVYDLREYATSIPLARLYDDLEATEVASSGTDRVSGHTVIDSIEAITRLSSEEFFRLYGQSTNRVLVFTGVTRGESPLVALRVVNPTPNAVILHGIEEADLWDHAADLARIDGYSLAVTNTPLDDMLEYLVSLE, from the coding sequence ATGAGCGGGCGTGGACCGAAACGGGAGCTCGCGGAGAAGATTGCCGGCGAAATCACGCTGAGCGACGACCCCGGCGCGACGCTGCGCAAATGGCGCACCGACTTCGACATCTCACAGACCGACCTCGCGGCAGAACTCGACGTCTCGTCGTCGGTGATCTCCGACTACGAGAGTGGCCGCCGAGAGAGCCCCGGCATCGGCGTCGTCGGGCGACTCGTCTCTGGACTGCTCGCGATCGACGAACGACGCGGCGGCGAGCGCATCCGGCAGTACGGTCGGGTCCTCTCGGCGGGCTTCGAGAGCGATGTCGTCTACGACCTCCGAGAGTACGCCACTTCGATCCCCCTCGCACGACTGTACGACGACCTCGAGGCGACCGAAGTGGCCTCGAGCGGCACCGATCGCGTCAGCGGTCACACCGTCATCGACAGCATCGAGGCGATCACGCGCCTCTCGAGTGAGGAGTTCTTCCGCCTCTACGGCCAGAGCACGAACCGCGTGCTCGTGTTCACCGGCGTGACCCGTGGAGAGTCGCCGCTCGTGGCGCTGCGAGTCGTCAATCCGACGCCTAACGCGGTCATCCTGCATGGCATCGAGGAAGCCGATCTCTGGGATCACGCAGCCGACCTCGCGCGGATCGACGGCTACTCGCTTGCCGTCACGAACACGCCACTCGACGACATGCTCGAGTACCTCGTCAGTCTCGAGTAG
- a CDS encoding ABC1 kinase family protein gives MRGYYLRYVQVLLRFFPLAIAFLRDRRRFLLVGPPRQVSTAVHRDRAQRLTETMLDLGPAFIKVGQVLSTRPDIVPPTYVEEFATLQDEVPEGAGGDPLTVVDAELGDEIDRETLEPVAGGSLAFVYTAAYDGERIALKVRRPGIGAVIERDLRVIRGFVPLLLLIADERQRYSIENLAGDFEDIILEELDFAREASIMAEIDDNFADNDRIVVPETYPDLCSERVVAMEYIEGRKITDERALAEVGIEPTEMATLIARTYLKMGLVDGVFHADPHPGNLSVTDDGRLVIYDYGMSQRLTDKEQADITALYRTLVRRDVDGLLNTLIALEVLDPSVDRVQVRRVLELVIESLEGRSEITWRQIITELFARLHEFPFRIPPNVMLLMRVGTVGEGVCRTLDPEFDFLEVTRSFLVDYGFLESELETLLSDVRGDLRESLPVLARAPARFDTVFGQLERGDLVVKTDPAESTRGGDPAVGYAILAGSLFVAASVLTLHEGSLAIAVGLFGLLVLGQYVRKRHHR, from the coding sequence ATGAGGGGATACTATCTTCGGTACGTTCAGGTCCTCCTTCGGTTCTTTCCCCTCGCGATCGCGTTTCTCAGGGATCGTCGGCGGTTTCTGTTGGTCGGACCGCCCCGGCAGGTCTCGACCGCAGTCCACCGCGATCGTGCCCAGCGGCTTACCGAAACGATGCTGGATCTCGGGCCGGCGTTCATCAAAGTCGGGCAGGTACTGTCGACACGACCGGACATCGTCCCGCCGACGTACGTCGAGGAGTTCGCGACGCTCCAAGACGAGGTGCCAGAAGGGGCAGGTGGTGACCCGCTGACCGTCGTCGACGCCGAACTCGGCGACGAGATCGACCGCGAGACGCTCGAGCCGGTCGCCGGCGGCTCGCTGGCGTTCGTCTACACCGCCGCATACGATGGCGAGCGGATCGCCCTGAAGGTCCGGCGGCCCGGAATCGGTGCGGTGATCGAACGCGACCTGCGGGTCATCAGGGGGTTCGTTCCGCTACTCTTGCTGATCGCCGACGAGCGCCAGCGCTACTCGATCGAGAACCTCGCCGGCGACTTCGAGGACATCATCCTCGAGGAACTCGACTTCGCCCGCGAGGCGTCGATCATGGCGGAGATCGACGACAACTTCGCAGACAACGACCGGATCGTCGTCCCGGAAACCTACCCCGATCTGTGTTCGGAGCGTGTCGTCGCGATGGAGTACATCGAGGGCAGGAAGATCACCGACGAGCGCGCGCTGGCCGAGGTCGGCATCGAACCCACCGAGATGGCGACGCTGATCGCCCGCACCTACCTGAAGATGGGACTCGTCGACGGCGTCTTCCACGCGGACCCCCATCCCGGTAATCTCTCGGTGACCGATGACGGCCGGCTCGTCATCTACGATTACGGGATGAGCCAGCGGCTCACGGACAAAGAGCAAGCCGACATCACCGCGCTCTATCGAACCCTCGTCCGTCGCGACGTCGACGGTCTCCTGAACACGCTCATCGCGCTCGAGGTGCTCGATCCGTCGGTCGATCGGGTCCAGGTCCGGCGGGTGCTCGAGCTGGTTATCGAGAGCCTCGAGGGCCGTTCGGAGATCACGTGGCGACAGATCATCACCGAACTGTTCGCGCGGCTCCACGAGTTCCCGTTTCGCATCCCGCCGAACGTGATGTTGCTCATGCGCGTCGGTACGGTCGGTGAGGGCGTCTGTCGCACACTCGACCCCGAGTTCGATTTTCTCGAGGTCACGCGCTCGTTTCTCGTCGACTACGGCTTTCTCGAGAGCGAACTCGAGACGCTGCTGTCGGACGTACGCGGCGATCTGCGCGAGTCACTGCCCGTCCTCGCGCGGGCCCCGGCCCGCTTTGACACCGTCTTCGGCCAGCTCGAGCGCGGTGACCTCGTCGTTAAAACCGATCCAGCCGAGTCGACCCGTGGCGGTGATCCGGCGGTCGGCTACGCTATCCTCGCCGGGTCGCTGTTCGTCGCCGCCTCCGTGTTGACTCTCCACGAGGGATCGCTCGCGATCGCGGTCGGGCTGTTCGGGCTCCTCGTTCTCGGACAGTACGTCCGTAAGCGACACCATCGCTGA
- a CDS encoding metal-dependent hydrolase has translation MPSTVVHVAFAGLLGAALLADAFDTRAILVVMGSSALLDLDTLLGIVMLGTHRAALHNIWIVLVPAAVLLWDGAIREESLVRRRWGDAAPRVAWVTLAALLFAHILFDAFFNGVNLFWPLHDRFYDLSGTLLVTDQRGLVQTFVELDAGDVAASTARGTTENTHYRTGFDPTRGEPAGGVERIFPIAATGERFVLTVAGFAAVLVRIVENR, from the coding sequence GTGCCATCGACCGTCGTCCACGTCGCGTTCGCCGGCCTGCTCGGGGCTGCGTTGCTCGCCGACGCGTTCGATACCCGCGCGATTCTGGTCGTGATGGGCTCGAGCGCGCTCCTCGATCTCGATACGCTGCTCGGAATCGTCATGCTCGGAACGCATCGGGCGGCGTTACACAACATCTGGATCGTCCTCGTTCCCGCTGCCGTCTTGCTGTGGGACGGCGCGATCCGCGAGGAGTCGCTTGTCCGCAGGCGATGGGGCGACGCCGCCCCGCGCGTCGCGTGGGTTACGCTGGCGGCGCTGCTGTTCGCACACATCCTGTTCGACGCCTTCTTCAACGGGGTCAACCTCTTCTGGCCGCTTCACGACCGCTTTTACGACCTCTCCGGAACACTGCTCGTGACCGACCAGCGCGGGCTCGTCCAGACGTTCGTCGAACTCGACGCCGGCGACGTCGCCGCATCGACGGCTCGCGGCACGACCGAGAACACACACTATCGGACGGGGTTCGATCCAACCCGCGGTGAGCCCGCGGGTGGCGTCGAGCGGATCTTCCCCATCGCGGCGACCGGTGAGCGGTTCGTCCTCACTGTTGCTGGCTTCGCGGCGGTCCTCGTCCGCATCGTCGAAAACCGATAA